From the genome of Glycine max cultivar Williams 82 chromosome 2, Glycine_max_v4.0, whole genome shotgun sequence, one region includes:
- the LOC100775587 gene encoding putative disease resistance protein RGA3: protein MAEAVLEVALEKLSSLIEKELGLFLDFDRDMKKLRSMFTTIKATLQDAVEKQFSDEAIKDWLPKLKEAAYELDDILDECAYEALGLEYQGVKSGQSHKVQCSCLSSFHPKHVVFRYKIAKRMKRITERLDEIAEERQKFHLTKTALERTRIIEWRQTSSIISERQVYGREEDTKKIVDVLMANADAYHSESLLVYPIVGLGGLGKTTLAQLIFNHKMVINKFEIRMWVCVSEDFSLNRMTKAIIEAASGQACENLDLDLLQRKLQDLLRGKRYLLVLDDVWDDKPNNWQKFERVLACGANGASILVTTRLPKVATIMGTMPPHELSMLSEDEGWELFKHQVFGPNEEEQVELVVAGKEIVKKCGGVPLAIKALGGILRFKRKENEWLHVKESNLWNLPHNENSIMPVLRLSYLNLPIKLRQCFAHLAIFPKHEIIIKQYLIECWMANGFISSNEILDAEDVGDGVWNELYWRSFFQDIKTDEFGKVRSFKMHDLVHDLAQSVAKDVCCITKDNSATTFLERIHHLSDHTKEAINPIQLHKVKYLRTYINWYNTSQFCSHILKCHSLRVLWLGQREELSSSIGDLKHLRYLNLCGGHFVTLPESLCRLWNLQILKLDHCYHLQKLPNNLIQLKALQQLSLNNCWKLSSLPPWIGKLTSLRNLSTYYIGKEKGFLLEELRPLKLKGGLHIKHMGKVKSVLDAKEANMSSKQLNRLSLSWDRNEESELQENMEEILEALQPDTQQLQSLTVLGYKGAYFPQWMSSSPSLKKLVIVRCCKLNVLASFQCQTCLDHLTIHDCREVEGLHEAFQHLTALKELELSDLPNLESLPNCFENLPLLRKLTIVNCPKLTCLPSSLNLSSLERLTIDACPELKKLTFPILDHDDE from the coding sequence ATGGCGGAGGCAGTTCTTGAAGTTGCACTCGAAAAGTTGAGCTCTCTCATTGAAAAAGAGCTGGGATTATTCCTTGATTTCGATCGAGACATGAAAAAGCTTCGCAGCATGTTCACTACAATCAAGGCTACCCTTCAAGATGCTGTGGAGAAACAATTCTCAGACGAAGCTATAAAGGATTGGCTGCCAAAGCTAAAAGAAGCAGCTTACGAGCTGGATGATATCTTGGACGAGTGTGCCTATGAAGCATTGGGGTTGGAGTACCAAGGAGTCAAGTCTGGTCAATCACACAAGGTACAATGCTCTTGCTTATCCTCTTTTCATCCCAAGCATGTTGTTTTCCGATACAAAATTGccaagagaatgaaaaggataaCTGAGAGATTAGATGAAATTGCAGAAGAAAGGCAGAAGTTTCATTTGACTAAGACGGCTCTAGAGAGAACTAGAATCATTGAGTGGCGCCAAACTAGCTCAATCATCAGTGAACGACAAGTCTATGGAAGGGAAGAAGATACAAAAAAGATTGTAGACGTTTTGATGGCTAATGCTGATGCTTATCATTCTGAGAGTTTATTAGTTTATCCAATAGTAGGTCTAGGCGGACTTGGAAAAACAACACTTGCCCAACTCATCTTTAATCATAAGATGGTAATCAACAAGTTTGAGATAAGAATGTGGGTATGTGTTTCTGAAGATTTCAGTTTGAATAGAATGACAAAAGCTATAATAGAAGCAGCATCTGGGCAGGCTTGCGAGAATTTGGATCTAGACCTGCTACAAAGGAAACTTCAAGATTTGCTTCGAGGAAAGAGATATTTGCTTGTTTTGGATGATGTGTGGGATGATAAGCCAAATAATTGGCAGAAGTTTGAACGTGTATTGGCTTGTGGGGCAAATGGTGCTTCTATTTTGGTCACTACTCGTCTTCCAAAGGTTGCAACAATCATGGGAACAATGCCTCCTCATGAATTATCAATGTTATCCGAGGATGAAGGTTGGGAATTGTTCAAACACCAAGTCTTTGGACCAAATGAGGAAGAACAAGTAGAGCTTGTTGTCGCAGGGAAGGAGATAGTAAAGAAGTGTGGGGGAGTGCCTCTTGCAATAAAAGCACTAGGAGGAATTTTACgcttcaaaagaaaagaaaatgagtgGCTTCATGTTAAGGAAAGCAATCTTTGGAATTTACCACACAATGAAAACTCCATAATGCCTGTCTTGAGATTAAGTTACCTGAACTTACCAATAAAACTAAGACAATGTTTTGCTCATCTTGCAATATTTCCCaaacatgaaataataataaaacaatatttaattgaatgttgGATGGCTAATGGATTCATTTCATCTAATGAAATATTAGATGCTGAAGATGTTGGTGATGGAGTGTGGAATGAATTATATTGGAGATCATTTTTTCAGGATATCAAGACAGATGAATTTGGCAAAGTTAGAAGTTTCAAGATGCATGATCTTGTTCATGATCTTGCACAATCTGTTGCAAAAGATGTTTGTTGCATTACAAAAGACAATAGTGCAACTACTTTTCTCGAAAGAATCCATCATCTCTCAGATCATACCAAGGAAGCCATTAATCCAATTCAGTTGCATAAAGTCAAATATTTGAGGACCTATATAAATTGGTATAATACTAGCCAATTCTGTTCTCATATATTAAAATGTCATTCTTTGCGGGTGCTTTGGTTGGGACAAAGGGAAGAATTGTCATCTTCAATTGGTGATTTAAAACATCTAAGGTACTTGAATCTTTGTGGGGGACATTTCGTTACTCTTCCAGAATCGCTATGTAGATTGTGGAATTTGCAGATATTGAAACTAGACCATTGTTATCATCTGCAAAAATTGCCTAATAATTTGATACAATTAAAGGCCCTTCAACAACTATCTTTGAATAACTGCTGGAAACTATCAAGCTTGCCTCCTTGGATAGGAAAGTTGACTTCCCTAAGGAATTTATCCACTTACTATATTGGCAAGGAAAAAGGGTTCCTTTTGGAAGAATTAAGACCACTGAAGCTGAAAGGAGGTCTTCACATTAAGCATATGGGAAAAGTTAAAAGTGTATTGGACGCCAAAGAGGCCAATATGTCAAGCAAGCAATTGAACCGATTGTCTTTGTCATGGGATAGAAATGAAGAGTCTGAATTACAAGAAAACATGGAGGAGATTCTTGAAGCGCTTCAACCTGATACCCAACAACTTCAGAGTTTGACCGTGTTAGGATATAAAGGTGCTTATTTCCCACAGTGGATGTCTTCTAGTCCTTCTCTCAAGAAATTAGTAATTGTAAGGTGTTGCAAGTTAAATGTGTTGGCAAGTTTTCAATGCCAAACTTGTCTTGACCATTTGACAATTCATGACTGTAGAGAGGTGGAAGGTTTGCATGAGGCTTTCCAACATTTGACTGCCTTGAAGGAGTTAGAATTATCTGATCTTCCAAACCTAGAATCCTTGCCCAACTGCTTTGAAAATCTTCCCTTGCTTCGCAAATTGACTATTGTAAACTGTCCCAAGTTGACGTGTCTTCCATCTAGCCTAAACCTTAGCAGTCTAGAACGATTGACGATTGATGCTTGCCCTGAGTTGAAGAAGCTTACATTCCCCATATTAGACCATGACGATGAATAA
- the MYB138 gene encoding MYB transcription factor MYB138 produces the protein MSRTCSLCGNNGHNSRTCTDGGAAASCGGSPRENGIMLFGVRVMTEANSSFRKSASMNNLSQYDAESNAADAGYASDDVVHASGRTRERKRGVPWTEEEHRLFLLGLHKVGKGDWRGISRNFVKTRTPTQVASHAQKYFLRRHNQNRRRRRSSLFDITTDTVMESSTIMEEEQVPQETMAAPIPAAYPPFPGAGFPMSLSPVVLPVSGERLTKPIRPTPIVPVPPSSKMANLNLKGKASRTNLIEPLPLSLNLPSPTPRSQDQSPANSGHSSPSSSSAAAFQAMSAAKFGGGGDSIISVA, from the exons ATGTCTCGCACGTGCTCACTGTGCGGCAACAACGGCCACAACTCGCGGACATGCACCGACGGTGGCGCCGCCGCTTCCTGCGGCGGGTCTCCCAGGGAGAACGGCATCATGCTGTTCGGCGTAAGAGTTATGACCGAAGCTAACTCCTCCTTCCGGAAGAGCGCCAGCATGAACAACCTCTCACAGTACGACGCGGAATCCAACGCCGCCGACGCCGGCTACGCCTCCGACGACGTTGTTCATGCCTCCGGCCGCACGCGCGAGCGCAAGCGAG GTGTTCCTTGGACGGAGGAAGAGCATAGGTTGTTCCTGTTAGGGTTACACAAAGTCGGAAAAGGAGATTGGAGAGGAATTTCTCGAAACTTCGTGAAAACTCGCACGCCTACTCAGGTCGCTAGTCACGCTCAGAAGTACTTCCTCCGCCGCCACAACCAGAACCGCCGTCGCCGGAGATCTAGCCTCTTCGACATCACCACGGATACg GTGATGGAATCTTCTACTATAATGGAAGAAGAACAAGTTCCGCAAGAAACGATGGCGGCGCCTATCCCCGCCGCATATCCGCCTTTTCCCGGCGCGGGTTTTCCGATGAGTCTATCTCCGGTGGTGTTGCCGGTGAGTGGTGAGAGACTGACCAAGCCGATCAGGCCGACGCCGATTGTACCGGTGCCTCCGTCTTCGAAGATGGCTAATTTGAACTTGAAAGGGAAAGCTTCTCGGACAAATCTCATTGAGCCTTTGCCGTTGTCGTTGAATCTGCCATCGCCAACGCCGCGGTCTCAGGATCAGTCGCCGGCGAATAGTGGCCACTCGTCGCCGTCATCGTCTTCGGCGGCGGCTTTTCAGGCTATGTCTGCAGCGAAGTTCGGCGGCGGGGGGGATAGTATCATCAGCGTTGCTTGA